The Cucumis melo cultivar AY chromosome 5, USDA_Cmelo_AY_1.0, whole genome shotgun sequence genome has a segment encoding these proteins:
- the LOC103491517 gene encoding uncharacterized protein LOC103491517, with translation MTALKLWYTSTLFSFTPSKSLSRPSSLASTPSFSSFFPLPPSSLSSSNLFGCFKSSSLSFRTLCECTAVTGDTGLPENYVDAEGEDPGELDDEFGDEDYTIDVEAFEEEAKDVLREYSSSLSRELRLDDELTEQSETGRKKKKRKTTPRNVIPDHLLPKVAIVGRPNVGKSAMFNRLVGGNRAIVVDEPGVTRDRLYGRSFWGDNEFMVVDTGGVLSVSKTQNDVMEELAISTTIGMDGIPLASREAAVARMPSMIERQATAAVEEASVVIFLVDGQAGLTAADEEIADWLRRNYSDKFTMLAVNKCESPRKGLMQASEFWSLGFTPLPVSALSGTGTGELLDLLCSRLQKVESSEDLHEEEDYVPAVAIVGRPNVGKSSILNALVGEDRTIVSPISGTTRDAIDTEFTGQDGQKFRLIDTAGIRRRAAVASSGSMTESLSVNRAFRAIRRSDVVALVIEALACITEQDCKIAERIEKEGKGCLIVVNKWDTIPNKNQQTAMYYEQDVREKLRCLDWAPIVYSTAIAGHSVDKIITAASAVEKERSRRLTTSILNQVVQEALAFKAPPRTRGGKRGRVYYCTQAAIRPPTFVFFVNDAKLFPETYRRYMEKQLRANAGFPGTPIRLLWRSRRKMEKGEAKGTTKTQVSLTQRDREVSFAV, from the exons ATGACAGCTTTGAAGCTCTGGTACACTTCAACTCTCTTTTCTTTCACTCCATCTAAAtctctctctagaccttcttcACTTGCTTCCACTCcttcattttcttcctttttccctCTTCCACCTTCTTCACTTTCCTCGTCGAACTTGTTCGGTTGCTTCAAATCTTCCTCGCTCTCGTTTCGAACGCTTTGTGAATGCACTGCGGTTACTGGTGATACTGGATTACCTGAAAATTATGTAGATGCTGAAGGAGAGGATCCGGGAGAATTAGATGACGAATTTGGCGATGAGGATTACACCATTGATGTCGAGGCTTTCGAAGAAGAAGCTAAAGATGTTCTTCGAGAGTATTCTAGCTCTTTATCTCGCGAACTAAGACTAG ATGATGAATTGACTGAACAATCAGAAACTGGccggaagaagaagaagcgtAAGACTACACCTAGAAATGTT ATCCCAGACCATCTTCTTCCAAAAGTGGCAATTGTTGGAAGGCCAAATGTTGGTAAATCTGCAATGTTTAATAGACTTGTTGGG GGGAACAGGGCTATTGTTGTGGATGAACCTGGTGTTACTAGGGATCGGTTATATGGTAGATCCTTTTGGGGGGACAATGAATTTATGGTTGTGGATACAGGAGGGGTTCTTTCTGTCTCGAAAACACAAAATGATGTTATGGAGGAATTGGCTATCTCGACAACCATAGGCATGGATGGAATTCCCCTTGCTTCCAGAGAAGCAGCTGTTGCAAGGATGCCGTCAATGATTGAGAGGCAAGCCACAGCAGCTGTGGAAGAAGCATCTGTTGTCATATTTCTTGTGGATGGCCAG GCAGGTCTAACTGCAGCTGATGAAGAAATTGCTGATTGGCTCCGTAGAAACTACTCAGATAAATTTACAATGCTTGCAGTTAATAAGTGTGAGTCTCCACGTAAAGGATTGATGCAGGCATCAGAGTTTTGGTCTTTGGG GTTTACACCTCTTCCCGTATCTGCTCTATCTGGAACTGGGACTGGAGAGCTTCTTGATCTTCTATGTTCCAGGCTACAAAAAGTTGAG AGTTCCGAGGATCTtcatgaagaagaagattacGTTCCAGCTGTAGCAATTGTTGGTCGACCTAATGTTGGTAAAAGTAGTATTTTGAATGCTTTGGTCGGAGAGGACAGAACAATTGTCAGCCCAATCAGTGGAACTACTCGTGATGCTATTGATACTGAATTTACAGGGCAAGATGGTCAG AAATTTCGATTAATTGACACTGCTGGAATTAGAAGAAGGGCTGCTGTAGCATCATCTGGTAGCATGACTGAGTCTCTTTCTGTCAATCGAGCATTTCGTGCTATTCGTCGTTCTGATGTGGTGGCTCTTGTCATAGAAGCTCTGGCTTGTATCACTGAACAG GATTGCAAAATAGCCGAAAGAATtgagaaagaaggaaaaggtTGCCTGATAGTTGTCAACAAGTGGGATACTATCCCGAATAAAAACCAGCAGACAGCAATGTATTATGAGCAAGATGTTAGGGAGAAGCTACGTTGTCTTGATTGGGCACCTATTGTATACTCTACGGCAATAGCAGGTCACAGTGTCGACAA GATTATAACTGCTGCCAGTGCAGTTGAAAAGGAAAGATCTAGAAGGCTTACTACTTCCATACTAAATCAAGTAGTACAGGAAGCGTTAGCTTTTAAGGCACCACCAAGGACCAGGGGTGGCAAAAGAGGACGTGTTTACTACTGTACGCAG GCTGCTATAAGGCCACCCACGTTTGTTTTCTTTGTCAATGATGCAAAGCTTTTCCCTGAGACATATCGGCGGTATATGGAGAAGCAACTGCGTGCCAATGCAGGTTTTCCTGGAACACCAATTCGGCTTCTTTGGCGAAGtagaagaaaaatggagaaGGGTGAAG CTAAAGGTACAACAAAGACACAAGTTAGTCTAACACAACGAGATAGAGAAGTTTCTTTCGCTGTGTGA